GTCGGCCTCCCCCCTGGCCCGCGTCGCCCTGGCCTCGGCGTCGGCCCGCGCCCTGAGCACGGTGGCCTCCGCCTCGCCGCGGGCCGCCAGCACGGCGGCCTGCCTCCGGCCCTCGGCGGCGAGGACGGCCGCCTGTTTCTCCCCCTCGGCCGCGAGCAGCGCGGCCCGCCTGTCGCGGTCGGCGCGGGCGTGCCTCTCCATCGACTCCTGGACGGAGACGGGCGGGTCGATCGCCTTCAGCTCGACCCGGCCGACGCGAAGACCCCACGCGCCCGTGGCGTCGTCGAGCGCCTGGCGCAGCTCGGCGCCGATCTCCTCGCGGGAGGCCAGCACGCGGTCCACGTCCATCCCGCCGACCACGTCGCGCAGCGTGGTCGCGGTGAGCTGCTCGACGGCGACCAGGAAGTTGGCGATCTCGTAGGTCGCCGCGCGGGCATCGGCCACCTCGAAGGAGACGGCCGTGTCGACGGAGACGACGAGGTTGTCGGAGGTGACGACCGCCTGCGGTGGAAAGGCGACGACCTGCTCGCGAAGGTCGACCATGTCCTTGATCCGGTCGATGAACGGCACCACGAGGTTCAGCCCGGGACCGAGCGTCCTGTGGTAGCGCCCGAACCGCTCCACGACGCCCGCCGTGGCCTGCGGCACGACGCGAACCGTCCGGTGGACGGCGAACGCCGCCACGGCCACGACGACGAGTGCGGCGACAAGCGCTTCCATGAACCATCCCGGGCGGTCGAGTCACGTGGAACTCTTGACCCGGCAGGATATTTGCTTTTCCCTTCACCGGCCTTTGAACGACCGAAACAGTCTTGGAAGCGGCCCGGGGCCGTCTCAGAGCTGGTGCGCCCGCGCGTACCAGCGGCCGTCGCGCCCCCGATCCAGGGTGAGCGGGACGCTGAAGGTGCGCGACAGGTTCTCCGCGGTCATCACCTGGTCGATCGGCCCCTGAGCCACCACCGAACCGTGCCGGAGCAGCAGCGCGTGGGTGAACCCGCTGGGCACCTCCTCCACGTGGTGGGTGACCAGCACCATGGTCGGCGCCTTCGGGTCGTGCGCGAACATCGCCAGGCGGCGGACCAGGTCCTCGCGCCCGCCCAGATCCAGGCCCGCGGCGGGCTCGTCCAGCAGCAGCAGCTCCGGGTTGGGCATGAGCGCGCGGGCGATCTGGACCCGCTTGCGCTCCCCCTCGGACAGCGTGTTGAACCGGCGCCGGATCAGGTGGGCGCAGCCGAACTGGTCGATCAGCTCGACGGCGCGCGTGACGTCGTGGGAGTCGTACTCCTCCGTCCAGCGGCCGAGGATCGCGTACGAGGCGGTGAGCACCAGGTCGATGACCTTCTCCTCCGCCGGCACCTTCTCCGCCAGCGCGGCGCTCGCGAGCCCGATGCGGGGCCGCAGTTCGAAGACGTCACTCTGGCCGAGCCGCTCGCCCAGGATCTCGACGATGCCCTCGGTGGGGAACAGCATCGCCCCGACCACCTGCAGCAGCGTCGTCTTCCCCGCGCCGTTGGGACCGATGACGACCCACCGCTCGTCCTCGTGAACGGTCCAGTCGATCTCCCGCAGCAGGGCCGCTCCGTCCCTGCGGACGGTGACGTCCTGTAGCCGAAGCACCTGACCGCCCATCCCTTACGCCTCCTTGTGAATCGCTGGAACAAAACCTATTGCAGGACAAGCGCATATCGTGGATCGGTGCACCCTGATTCACCGATCTCGGCCACCCTGGTCTGCTGGGGCAACGCCTGGCTCGCCGGACAGGTCGGCCTCGACGAGGCCGCCGACCGCGTGGAACGGCAGGCAGGCCCCCAACTCGTCGCCGGTGAGACCGGCGACCTCCCCCTCCGCGGGTTCCTCGCCGACCTGCGGATCGAGGGCATGAAGTCGCTGCGACTGGCCCTCCCCGTCGCTGGCGACCCACTCGGGCTCACCGGACCGCCCCCCTTCAACTCCGCGGCCATCGAGGCCGGGCAGGCGGCGACAGCCGTGCTTCCCGACAGATGCCTCGGCCTGATCCCGGTAAACGACCGCCGCGGGTCATCGTACGCCGGGGTTCGCTGGACCGTGCTGGAGGCCCGTACCGCGGCCCCCGACCTGCCGTCCCTCGCCGAGGCCGAGCACGAGCTGACCCGCGCGATGCGCGTGGCCACCGACGCCCTGCTCGGAGTGGAGGGCCCGGCCCAGGGTCACCGGCGGCTGGAGATCGTGGACGACGGCCTGGCCCCCGGCTATCCCGCCAGGGCCCACCGGGTCGCCGCCCTGGCCGCCCGCCTCGCCGCGGTGCTCCGCGTCGCCGACGACCGCGGCCTCACCTCGGGCCAGATCGCCGTACGCGGTGAGGCCATGCGCGAGCTCGACCGCGCGGTACGCCGGGCCCGGGTGGTCGCCCACCACGCCATCACCGAGCTGGTCTGACGGCTCGGGGCCCGGGAGGCGGGCTTACTGAACGGAGGTGAGCCTCCAGAGCTTGACGGCGCGGTCCTTGCCCGCCGAGACGGCCAGCGTACGGTCGCCGACGGTCATGACGCCCACCGCGTAGACCCCGCCCTTGTGGGCTTTGACCGGCTTGCCGAGGGGCCTGCCCTCGGCCGGGTCCCAGAGCCGGACGGTCCCGTCCGTACTGCCCGACACCAGCACGGTGCGGCCGTCGACCTTGCCGAACGCCAGGGAGTAGACGTTGCCGCCGTGGCCCCCGAGCGGTTTGCCGATGGTCTTGGACGTCTTCGGGTCCCAGATCCTGATCTTCTTGTCCTTGCCGCCCGAGGCGATCACGGCGCGGTCGCCCAGCTTGCCGAAGGCCACCGAGAAGACCGGTCCGCTGTGCCCCTTGTAGGCCTTGCCGTACCGCTTCCTGGTGACGAGGTCCCAGACGCCCAGCGTCTCGTCGGCGCTGGCGGACACGACGACGGACCGCTTGCCGATCTTGCCGAAGGCGAGCCAGTTGATGTCGTTGCGGTGCGCGGAGATGGTTTTGAGCAGCCTGCGGCTCTTCAGGTTCCAGAAGTAGAGCGTGCCGTCGCCGTCGCCGGTGACGGCGACCGGTGAGCCGTTCACGGTGCCGGCCGCGGCGGCGAAGACCGCGATGGGGTGGTAGCCCAGGGCCTTGCTCTTGCGGGACTTCAGGCTCCACAGGCGGACGGAGTGGTCGTAGCCGCCGGTCACCGCGTACGGCTTTCCACCGAAGGTGACGGTGGCGACCGCGTAGACCTCGCCCCGGTGGCCGCGGAGCCGGTGGAGCCTCTTGTGCTTGGCCGGGTCCCAGAGCCCGAGCGAACCGTCCTGGCTGCCCGAGAGCAGCGTGGACCTCTTCCCGATCTTGATGCCGGCGAGAGACTGGACGGCCTTGGTGTGCCCCTTGAGCGTCTTGCCGTCCTGGCCGTCGAAGACCACCGTCGTGGCCGGCGGGGTGGGCGGCTCGGGCGGCCCCGAGGTCGGGGCGGCCGTGAGGCTCGCCGTAGGGGCGGGAGTCAGGACTTGCGTGGCGGGTGTGGGGGCCTGCGTGACCTGCGCGGAGGGAGTCTGGGAGACGGGCGACGCCGGGGACGGTGTGGAGGGAGCAGGGGGTGGCGGCTTCCGCGCGCCGTCACCGGCCAGGGCGCTCCGCGTGACCGGGGGGTCGTCAGGGGTCGCGAGATCGTCCCGCATGTTCGGCACCGCGATCAGCGCGGCGGCGGCCAGGGTCAGGGCTCCCGAGAGCACCCCGGTCACGAGGATGGCACGCCTGCGCCGCTTGCCGCGCTCGCCGGGCGCGGCGGGGGGCGCGTCGCCGAAGAGGTCGGGGCGCTGTGGTGGCGGCGGGGGGTAGGCCCCCTCGGGCGGCGCGGGAGGTGGAGCGGGCTGCCGGCCCACGGGCGTCAGGTTGCCGGGGTAGCGCGCGGGCCCGGCGGGGGAGGCGAAGGGGTTGGGCGCGGGCGATGGACCGCCCGGGGCACCGGGGCGCTTCCGGGAGGCACCGGGAGCCGCACCGGGCCCACCGCGCGGGGTGCCATCGGGACGGCCATCAGGGCGGCCATCGGGAGCGTCCGCCCGGCCGCCCGGGGTACGGCCGGGGGCGGCACCGGGCCTCCCGCCCTCCTGGTCCTCCCCCGACGGCCGCACCCACAGCGTCTCGGGGGCGGGCGCCCGCTCGTCGGCGCGCGGCGGGGACGCGGGCGGCACGGCGCCCCCGGACGGCGACGTGGGCCCGGACGGGGTGGCGGAGGTGGACGGGGCGACGGACGTGGGCACGGGAGGAACGGCCGCCCCGGACGGGGTCACGGGCGCGGGCGGGATCGCCGGCGGAGTGCCGGACCCGGACGGGGTGCCGGACGGGACGGCGGGTGTCGCGGGCACGACGGGAACCTCGTCGGACTGGGTCTCCAGGAGCGAGAACAGCACCTCCGAGGCACTGGGCCTTTCCTCGGCGTGTTTGCTGAGGCAGGAGGCGACGATCGGCCGCAGGGTGTCGGGGAGCGCGGACAGGTCCGGAGTCTCGTTCATCACCCGGTAGATGACCGCGGGCACGCTGTCCTGGCCGAACGCGGGCCGCCCGGTCGCGGCGAACGTCATCGTCAGACCCCAGCTGAACATGTCGGACGAGGGCTCGACGCGATGCCCCGAGACCTGTTCCGGCGACATGTAGGCGGGGGTGCCGACCACCCCGCTCGTCACGGTCATCGCCGAGTCCAGGGCCCTGGCGATGCCGAAGTCGATCACCCGGGGTCCGTCGGGGCCGAGCAGCACGTTGCTGGGCTTGAAATCGCGGTGCACGATGCCCGCCCGGTGGATGGCGGCCAGCGCGGTCACGGTGCCGACCGCGAGCCGGTGGAGCACGTTGCCGCTCCGTGGCCCCTCGGACTGCACGACCCGCTGCAGGGACACGCCCTCGACCAGCTCGCTCACGATGTAGGGGCGATCGCCGTCCATGTGGGCGCCCAGCACCTGGGCGGTGCAGAACGGCGCCACCCGGCGGGCGGCGGAGACCTCGCGGAGGAACCGGTCGCCGTCCATGCCGGTGTCGCTCAGCCGGGGATGGAGCAGCTTGATCGCGACCATCACCCCGTTGGGGCCCCGGCCCGCGTAGACCACCCCCTGCGCTCCCTCGCCCAGGCGACCGAGCAACCGGTAGTCGCCCAGTGACTCGGGGTCCTCCCTGCGCAGCGGGTTCGTGTCCGGCACGTGAGCCTCCCCGTTGTCCAGCCGTGAGGTGCTGGTATCCCCGAGTAACCAAAGATACGCAAACAAGTAATGTTCAGGTAGATCATTCACTCTTCCGGCGTGTCCTGCTTACGTCATAATTCATGAAACAAATGGTGACTACGATCACCCCTAGCTCGTGCGGAGACGCCCATGCGCCGAAGCTTCGGCACGCTTCTAGGTCTCAGCCTCATCACTCCGCTCGCGATTGTCCCCACCGCCTCGGCCGCCGCCACGAACGCGCCGTCCCTGGCTCCCTCCGGAGTCCCGCCCGCGTCCGCGGCGGGCGTTCTGGCCGCGGCCCCGTCCGGGGTACGGCAGGACAAGCCGTGGTCTGCGTTCAAGGTCACGGTGAAGGCCCCGAAACGAGTCAGGAACGGCCGCGAGTTCATGTACGAGGTCAAGGTCACCAACCGGGGACCTGTCAAGGCCGACTACTACTACGTCGGCGGGACCGTGCTGC
This region of Streptosporangium sp. NBC_01495 genomic DNA includes:
- a CDS encoding SPFH domain-containing protein, yielding MEALVAALVVVAVAAFAVHRTVRVVPQATAGVVERFGRYHRTLGPGLNLVVPFIDRIKDMVDLREQVVAFPPQAVVTSDNLVVSVDTAVSFEVADARAATYEIANFLVAVEQLTATTLRDVVGGMDVDRVLASREEIGAELRQALDDATGAWGLRVGRVELKAIDPPVSVQESMERHARADRDRRAALLAAEGEKQAAVLAAEGRRQAAVLAARGEAEATVLRARADAEARATRARGEADAIVMLLRAVREGGPDLEPLARECLRALPELAKGDAGKLWIVPPDLRRVLERLTDLLPDKDGPPDLLDPPDLLGPLGKDEPSDPLDFSDLLGDGSSDLLGKDGPLDSLDFSAPLDKDGYSDPSPPSVKDGPSVGKESPLKEGSPAKDTPVKDTPATG
- a CDS encoding ABC transporter ATP-binding protein translates to MGGQVLRLQDVTVRRDGAALLREIDWTVHEDERWVVIGPNGAGKTTLLQVVGAMLFPTEGIVEILGERLGQSDVFELRPRIGLASAALAEKVPAEEKVIDLVLTASYAILGRWTEEYDSHDVTRAVELIDQFGCAHLIRRRFNTLSEGERKRVQIARALMPNPELLLLDEPAAGLDLGGREDLVRRLAMFAHDPKAPTMVLVTHHVEEVPSGFTHALLLRHGSVVAQGPIDQVMTAENLSRTFSVPLTLDRGRDGRWYARAHQL
- a CDS encoding protein kinase domain-containing protein, which produces MPDTNPLRREDPESLGDYRLLGRLGEGAQGVVYAGRGPNGVMVAIKLLHPRLSDTGMDGDRFLREVSAARRVAPFCTAQVLGAHMDGDRPYIVSELVEGVSLQRVVQSEGPRSGNVLHRLAVGTVTALAAIHRAGIVHRDFKPSNVLLGPDGPRVIDFGIARALDSAMTVTSGVVGTPAYMSPEQVSGHRVEPSSDMFSWGLTMTFAATGRPAFGQDSVPAVIYRVMNETPDLSALPDTLRPIVASCLSKHAEERPSASEVLFSLLETQSDEVPVVPATPAVPSGTPSGSGTPPAIPPAPVTPSGAAVPPVPTSVAPSTSATPSGPTSPSGGAVPPASPPRADERAPAPETLWVRPSGEDQEGGRPGAAPGRTPGGRADAPDGRPDGRPDGTPRGGPGAAPGASRKRPGAPGGPSPAPNPFASPAGPARYPGNLTPVGRQPAPPPAPPEGAYPPPPPQRPDLFGDAPPAAPGERGKRRRRAILVTGVLSGALTLAAAALIAVPNMRDDLATPDDPPVTRSALAGDGARKPPPPAPSTPSPASPVSQTPSAQVTQAPTPATQVLTPAPTASLTAAPTSGPPEPPTPPATTVVFDGQDGKTLKGHTKAVQSLAGIKIGKRSTLLSGSQDGSLGLWDPAKHKRLHRLRGHRGEVYAVATVTFGGKPYAVTGGYDHSVRLWSLKSRKSKALGYHPIAVFAAAAGTVNGSPVAVTGDGDGTLYFWNLKSRRLLKTISAHRNDINWLAFGKIGKRSVVVSASADETLGVWDLVTRKRYGKAYKGHSGPVFSVAFGKLGDRAVIASGGKDKKIRIWDPKTSKTIGKPLGGHGGNVYSLAFGKVDGRTVLVSGSTDGTVRLWDPAEGRPLGKPVKAHKGGVYAVGVMTVGDRTLAVSAGKDRAVKLWRLTSVQ